One Mycolicibacterium parafortuitum DNA segment encodes these proteins:
- the trxA gene encoding thioredoxin — MSDSSTVTVTDDSFSDDVLSSGTPVLVDFWATWCGPCKMVAPVLEEIASEKAGSLTVAKLDVDENPATARDFQVVSIPTMILFKDGQPVKRIVGAKGKAALLREIADVV, encoded by the coding sequence ATGAGCGATTCCAGCACGGTCACCGTGACCGACGACTCGTTCTCCGACGACGTCCTGTCAAGCGGAACCCCCGTCCTGGTGGACTTCTGGGCCACCTGGTGCGGACCGTGCAAGATGGTCGCCCCGGTTCTCGAGGAGATCGCGTCCGAGAAGGCCGGCTCCCTGACCGTCGCAAAGCTCGACGTCGACGAGAACCCGGCCACCGCCCGCGACTTCCAGGTGGTCTCGATCCCGACGATGATCCTGTTCAAGGACGGGCAGCCGGTCAAGCGCATCGTCGGTGCGAAGGGCAAGGCAGCGCTGCTGCGCGAGATCGCCGACGTCGTCTGA
- a CDS encoding N-acetylmuramoyl-L-alanine amidase, whose translation MSSLRRGDRGGAVTEIRAALAALGMLENPDDDLTTGKHVALDLFDEELDRAVRAFQQHRGLLVDGVVGEATYRALKEASYRLGARTLNHQFGAPMYGDDVATLQARLQDLGFYTGLVDGHFGLQTHNALSSYQREYGLYPDGICGPETLRSLYFLGARVTGGSPHAIREEELVRSSGPRLSGKRIILDPGRGGTDHGVIVNGPSGPISEADILWDLASRLEGRMTAIGIETFLSRSATNSPTDAERAATANTVGADMMISLRCATQASSAPNGVASFHFGNSHGSVSTIGRNLADFIQREVVARTGLRDCRVHGRTWDLLRLTRMPTVQVDVGYITNPNDRATLVSPTARDAIAEGILAAVKRLYLLGKNDRPTGTFTFAELLAHELAVEQARRG comes from the coding sequence ATGTCGAGTCTGCGTCGCGGTGACCGCGGGGGTGCGGTCACCGAGATCAGAGCCGCTCTCGCGGCGCTCGGCATGCTCGAGAACCCCGACGACGACCTGACCACCGGCAAGCACGTCGCCCTGGATCTGTTCGACGAGGAACTCGACCGCGCTGTGCGCGCCTTCCAGCAGCACCGCGGGCTGCTCGTCGACGGCGTCGTCGGCGAGGCCACCTACCGGGCGCTCAAAGAAGCCTCCTACCGGCTCGGCGCCCGCACCCTGAACCACCAATTCGGTGCACCGATGTACGGCGACGACGTCGCGACACTGCAGGCGCGCCTGCAGGATCTCGGTTTCTACACCGGTCTGGTCGACGGTCACTTCGGATTGCAGACCCACAACGCGTTGTCGTCGTACCAGCGCGAGTACGGCCTCTACCCCGACGGCATCTGTGGTCCGGAAACGTTGCGCTCGTTGTATTTTCTCGGCGCCCGCGTCACCGGCGGCTCACCGCACGCGATCCGCGAGGAGGAACTGGTCCGCAGCTCCGGCCCGCGGCTGTCCGGCAAGCGGATCATCCTCGACCCGGGCCGCGGCGGCACCGACCACGGTGTGATCGTCAACGGTCCGTCGGGACCGATCAGCGAAGCAGACATCCTGTGGGACTTGGCCAGTCGCCTCGAGGGCCGGATGACCGCGATCGGCATCGAGACGTTCCTGTCGCGGTCGGCGACCAACTCCCCCACCGACGCCGAGCGCGCGGCGACGGCGAATACCGTCGGCGCGGACATGATGATCAGTCTCCGGTGCGCCACCCAGGCCTCGTCGGCGCCGAATGGCGTCGCGTCGTTCCACTTCGGTAACTCGCATGGTTCGGTGTCCACCATCGGACGCAATCTCGCCGACTTCATCCAGCGAGAAGTGGTGGCGCGAACCGGATTACGGGACTGCCGCGTACACGGACGCACCTGGGACCTGCTGCGCCTGACCCGGATGCCGACCGTGCAGGTGGACGTCGGCTACATCACCAACCCGAACGACCGCGCGACGCTGGTGTCCCCCACTGCCCGCGATGCGATCGCCGAGGGGATCCTCGCCGCCGTGAAGCGGCTGTACCTGCTCGGCAAGAACGACCGTCCGACCGGCACGTTCACCTTCGCCGAACTGCTCGCCCACGAACTCGCCGTGGAGCAGGCCCGCCGCGGCTGA
- a CDS encoding acetyltransferase, translated as MATRITPLRLEAFEQLPKHARRCVYWEVDPDIVGGGDSLSDPEFEKEAWLSMVMLEWGSCGQLVVECRDTSDDEPPALSDDDPCLGYVFYAPPRSVPRAIRFPTGPVSADAVLLTTLGIEAGQNSDELSHALIGAVVADLVRRGVRALEAYGRTDRVGELAQRDTVPPDCRPVTDALGDCSVEQCVLDADLLLDAGFVVVSHHTYFPRLRLELEQGLGWKAGVEAALERLLESAQLQQPVGAGASCV; from the coding sequence GTGGCTACACGGATAACGCCCCTGCGGCTCGAGGCTTTCGAGCAGCTACCCAAGCATGCGCGGCGATGCGTGTACTGGGAGGTCGACCCGGACATCGTCGGCGGCGGTGACAGCCTCTCCGATCCCGAATTCGAGAAGGAAGCCTGGCTGTCCATGGTCATGCTCGAGTGGGGATCGTGCGGGCAGCTCGTCGTCGAATGCCGCGACACCTCCGATGACGAACCCCCGGCTCTCTCGGATGACGACCCCTGCCTCGGATACGTGTTCTACGCACCCCCGCGGTCGGTACCCCGCGCGATCCGGTTCCCGACGGGACCGGTCAGCGCGGACGCGGTACTGCTGACCACCCTCGGGATCGAGGCTGGGCAGAACAGCGACGAGCTGTCCCACGCGTTGATCGGCGCCGTGGTCGCGGATCTGGTCCGCCGCGGTGTGCGGGCGCTGGAGGCCTACGGCCGCACCGACCGCGTCGGCGAATTGGCGCAACGCGATACCGTTCCGCCGGACTGCCGGCCGGTGACCGACGCGCTCGGGGACTGTTCGGTGGAACAGTGTGTACTCGACGCGGACCTGCTGCTCGATGCCGGGTTCGTCGTGGTATCGCATCACACGTATTTCCCACGGCTACGGCTCGAGCTCGAGCAGGGACTCGGCTGGAAGGCCGGGGTCGAAGCCGCCCTGGAGCGTCTGCTGGAAAGTGCGCAGTTGCAGCAACCCGTGGGTGCGGGCGCGAGCTGCGTCTGA